A single genomic interval of Nostoc commune NIES-4072 harbors:
- a CDS encoding type IV pilus secretin family protein produces MKQLHGNSFILGTAAFVFLAAQPVWAQISQITNVQLNPVNGGINVALKTSSGSRPQVFTTKRGNALVADIINTQLRLPQGKSFRQDSPAPGIASVEVNQLDANSVRVTVTGSNNTPSSQPVVRSQNGITLSFSPSSGTIASTPTPTAQTFTAPPATTPAQPGQKPEVLVPNPEVTIDGQPAQAAGPGQPVSQAPPFLPRAVAPPVGDIAISNTDASPSTIDLGTQERVPRLVLRDAPVREVLSLLARAANLNLAYIGGEQGAAAGANAPATSQTISLDIENEPVQDVFNYVLRLSGLEANRSNRTVFVGPKLPNSTRDMVMRSLRLNQVSVGVAINFLVGLGAESAISRERQVTSVNAVPVGAGATPITQTQTTTESRVETQRVTFTDSNPLLRGLQALGDERTNALTLIGPPRLVEMAMAQLTQLDIRRRQVVVNVKIIDVNLLNTQDYNTSFSFGVGNNYFTNDGGAASLNFGGSRPATSAEVASNLSGGRPVTANPYSGGNTFLDLNNSTAIPGTGVGNRTIVDGQLQQPDVPGGTESFFNRRAGVSENPFQGGFTDFTRGTPNVTTVTNTPAVPGTPGTPAVLDAQGNVLVPAVPATAGTPASRVTTFTPGVLGTATSALPSLFQFPRRLLASLQAQITNGNAKILTDPTLIVQEGQQANVNLTQEVVGNIKREIVRDANLATETISAEKDRVGLTLAVKIERIDDNGFVSLSVAPVVKAPQAPATINVGGGGSQQIFLVSERSLNSGLIRLRDGQTLILSGIIQDTDRTSISKIPILGDLPLIGSLFRSTNRQNQRNEVIVLLTPQIMDDTENSSYGYNYTPSPEVRQILERRGLKIPAR; encoded by the coding sequence GTGAAACAGCTTCACGGTAATAGTTTTATATTAGGTACTGCCGCTTTTGTATTTTTGGCAGCTCAACCAGTTTGGGCACAAATTAGTCAAATTACTAATGTCCAGTTAAATCCAGTTAATGGTGGAATTAATGTTGCTTTGAAAACTTCTTCTGGGTCGCGCCCCCAAGTTTTCACTACAAAAAGAGGCAACGCTTTAGTCGCAGATATTATCAATACTCAATTACGATTACCACAAGGTAAGAGCTTTCGTCAAGATAGCCCAGCACCAGGAATTGCATCTGTTGAGGTTAATCAGCTTGATGCCAATAGCGTCCGGGTAACGGTAACAGGCAGTAACAATACACCTAGCAGTCAACCTGTGGTGCGATCGCAAAATGGAATTACACTCAGCTTTAGCCCATCGTCAGGCACTATAGCATCAACACCAACGCCAACAGCGCAAACTTTCACAGCACCGCCTGCTACGACTCCAGCCCAACCTGGTCAAAAGCCAGAAGTTCTCGTTCCTAACCCGGAAGTCACCATTGACGGACAACCCGCACAAGCTGCTGGGCCAGGTCAACCTGTGAGTCAGGCTCCACCTTTCTTACCTAGAGCCGTCGCCCCACCCGTAGGAGATATTGCCATCTCTAATACTGATGCTTCTCCTAGCACCATTGACTTAGGAACTCAAGAACGTGTACCGCGTTTAGTGCTGCGAGATGCGCCGGTGCGTGAGGTTTTATCACTACTTGCCCGTGCTGCTAATTTGAACTTGGCTTATATCGGAGGTGAACAAGGTGCTGCTGCTGGTGCTAATGCACCAGCAACCTCTCAAACAATCTCCCTAGATATAGAAAATGAGCCAGTCCAAGATGTGTTTAACTACGTCTTGCGCCTGAGTGGTTTGGAAGCTAACCGCAGTAATCGCACGGTTTTTGTTGGGCCTAAACTACCTAATTCTACCCGTGACATGGTTATGCGTAGCCTACGACTCAATCAAGTATCAGTAGGAGTCGCCATCAACTTTTTGGTTGGCTTGGGGGCAGAAAGTGCCATCAGCCGCGAACGACAAGTTACCAGCGTTAATGCTGTACCTGTTGGGGCTGGAGCTACCCCTATCACCCAAACTCAGACCACCACAGAAAGCAGAGTTGAAACTCAACGTGTTACTTTTACAGACTCTAACCCATTACTGAGAGGTTTACAGGCATTAGGGGATGAGCGCACAAATGCTCTAACCTTGATTGGCCCTCCTCGGCTAGTTGAGATGGCGATGGCTCAACTAACTCAGCTTGATATCCGCCGTCGCCAAGTAGTAGTTAACGTCAAGATTATTGATGTTAACCTATTGAACACCCAAGATTACAACACCAGCTTTTCCTTTGGAGTTGGTAATAACTACTTTACAAATGATGGTGGTGCAGCATCTCTGAATTTTGGCGGTTCCAGACCAGCTACTAGCGCTGAAGTAGCAAGCAATTTAAGCGGTGGTAGACCTGTTACTGCTAATCCCTATAGTGGTGGTAATACTTTCCTGGATTTAAATAACTCCACTGCTATTCCAGGAACTGGGGTAGGCAATAGAACGATTGTGGACGGGCAGTTACAACAACCTGATGTACCAGGAGGGACTGAATCATTCTTTAACCGTCGAGCGGGGGTTTCAGAAAATCCATTCCAAGGGGGTTTTACAGACTTTACAAGGGGAACACCAAATGTAACTACTGTTACAAATACTCCTGCCGTTCCTGGTACTCCTGGTACTCCTGCTGTTCTTGATGCACAAGGTAATGTGCTTGTTCCTGCGGTTCCTGCTACTGCTGGTACTCCTGCCAGTAGAGTTACTACGTTCACACCAGGAGTTTTGGGAACAGCAACATCTGCTCTACCATCTCTGTTCCAGTTCCCTAGACGTCTTCTCGCTAGTTTGCAAGCTCAGATTACAAATGGCAACGCCAAGATTTTGACTGACCCCACGTTAATTGTACAAGAAGGTCAACAAGCTAATGTCAACCTGACTCAGGAAGTAGTAGGCAATATTAAAAGGGAAATCGTTCGGGATGCAAATCTTGCTACCGAAACGATTTCAGCAGAAAAAGACCGAGTAGGTTTAACCCTAGCTGTCAAAATTGAGCGGATTGACGATAACGGTTTTGTTTCTCTATCGGTAGCTCCTGTGGTCAAAGCACCCCAAGCTCCAGCTACAATCAACGTTGGAGGAGGTGGTAGTCAACAAATATTCTTGGTATCTGAGCGCTCTCTTAATTCTGGCTTGATTCGCTTGAGAGATGGTCAGACGCTCATTCTCTCAGGCATTATTCAAGACACAGACCGGACTTCTATCTCCAAGATTCCTATTTTGGGTGATCTTCCACTAATTGGTTCACTATTTAGAAGTACAAACAGACAGAACCAGCGCAATGAGGTAATTGTATTACTCACACCTCAAATTATGGATGACACAGAGAACTCCTCCTATGGCTATAACTACACTCCCAGCCCAGAAGTGCGGCAAATCCTTGAGCGTCGGGGGTTGAAAATTCCGGCGAGGTAA
- a CDS encoding Uma2 family endonuclease, translating into MTALTLNLNSVIKLTREQFYQLCEENPDLKLERNAQGELIIMPPTGGETGKSNSAINAQIWFWNDQNQLGEVFDSSTGFTLPSGADRSPDVSWVEKSRWDALTKEQKEKFIPLCPDFVIEILSPNDSLKKTQNKMQEYIENGCRLGWLINRKKQEVEIYRPGQNMEVLKFPQTISGENVLPGFVLNIQLIW; encoded by the coding sequence ATGACAGCACTTACATTAAACCTCAATTCTGTAATTAAACTGACAAGAGAGCAGTTTTATCAATTGTGTGAAGAAAACCCCGATTTAAAATTAGAACGCAATGCCCAAGGAGAGTTGATTATAATGCCACCTACGGGAGGAGAAACAGGAAAAAGTAATTCTGCTATTAACGCTCAAATATGGTTCTGGAACGACCAAAATCAATTGGGCGAAGTTTTTGATTCATCAACTGGATTTACTTTACCTTCAGGGGCTGACCGTTCTCCAGATGTTTCTTGGGTAGAAAAATCTCGTTGGGATGCTTTGACTAAAGAGCAAAAAGAAAAATTTATTCCTTTATGTCCTGATTTTGTAATTGAGATACTTTCGCCTAATGACAGCTTGAAAAAAACTCAGAACAAGATGCAAGAGTATATCGAAAATGGTTGTCGTCTAGGTTGGTTGATAAACCGAAAAAAACAGGAAGTAGAAATTTATCGTCCAGGACAAAATATGGAAGTTTTAAAATTTCCTCAAACTATTTCCGGGGAAAATGTTTTACCTGGTTTTGTACTCAATATACAACTAATTTGGTAA
- a CDS encoding Uma2 family endonuclease has translation MVAITTSAENRVLLQNISWQTFKTMLAEMGSERNSRFAYDDGTIEIMTPQMPHENSNRVIEAFVGVLCEELGWEIKRAGSLTLTRDDLKKGAEPDSSYYIQNEALVRDKENIDIAIDPPPDLVLEVEYSRSAIDKLRLYAAMGVPEFWRYNGSVLRVYTLAGGQYSEVETSPTFAPVSVKEIPGFIQEAKKNGEIATTRAFRAWVQQKISDGKQ, from the coding sequence ATGGTGGCAATAACAACATCCGCAGAAAATAGGGTTTTACTGCAAAACATCAGCTGGCAAACTTTTAAAACCATGCTGGCTGAAATGGGTTCAGAACGTAATTCCCGATTTGCTTATGACGATGGAACGATAGAAATTATGACCCCACAAATGCCGCACGAGAACTCAAACCGTGTGATTGAAGCTTTTGTTGGTGTATTGTGCGAAGAGTTGGGCTGGGAAATTAAACGCGCTGGTTCGCTAACTTTAACGCGAGATGATTTAAAAAAGGGAGCCGAGCCAGATAGTAGCTACTATATTCAAAATGAAGCGTTAGTTCGAGATAAAGAAAATATTGACATAGCGATCGACCCGCCCCCTGACCTAGTGCTAGAGGTGGAATATTCCAGGTCTGCGATAGATAAGCTGAGGCTTTATGCTGCGATGGGAGTCCCGGAATTTTGGCGTTATAACGGCAGTGTGTTGCGAGTCTATACCCTTGCAGGTGGGCAATACTCAGAAGTCGAAACCAGCCCTACTTTTGCGCCTGTATCGGTGAAGGAGATTCCTGGGTTTATCCAAGAAGCGAAGAAGAATGGGGAAATTGCTACTACCCGTGCTTTTCGGGCTTGGGTGCAACAAAAAATTTCTGATGGGAAACAGTAA
- a CDS encoding Uma2 family endonuclease, with the protein MTQAIPKLVTFEDFAAWRPEGGRYELHDGLIVEMAQPVGDHEDVVGFVARKLTVEFDRLNLPYTIPKTALIKPTNSESGYSPDVLLLNRPNLINEPLWKKQSTVSLAASIPLVIEVVSTNWDDDYYTKQGKYEGIGIPEYWVVDYLGLGAKKFTGNPKQPTISIYQLIDGEYQVTQFRGSDRILSPTFPELNLTAEQIFQAGGLPT; encoded by the coding sequence ATGACTCAAGCCATACCAAAACTAGTAACCTTTGAAGATTTTGCAGCGTGGCGACCCGAAGGTGGAAGATATGAATTACATGATGGACTGATTGTTGAAATGGCACAACCAGTAGGAGACCATGAAGATGTTGTTGGTTTTGTAGCAAGAAAACTAACAGTAGAATTTGACCGATTAAATTTACCTTATACAATCCCCAAAACTGCGCTCATTAAACCAACTAATTCTGAATCTGGCTACTCTCCAGATGTGCTATTACTCAATCGCCCTAATTTAATAAATGAGCCGCTATGGAAAAAACAATCAACTGTAAGCCTTGCAGCATCAATTCCTTTAGTAATCGAGGTAGTTAGTACTAACTGGGATGATGACTATTACACAAAACAGGGTAAGTATGAGGGTATTGGAATTCCTGAATACTGGGTTGTAGATTATCTCGGTCTAGGCGCTAAAAAATTCACTGGTAACCCGAAACAGCCTACTATATCAATTTATCAATTAATTGATGGTGAATACCAAGTTACTCAATTTAGAGGCAGCGATCGCATCCTATCGCCTACTTTCCCAGAATTGAATTTAACAGCCGAACAGATTTTTCAAGCTGGAGGTTTACCAACTTAG